TTGCCCGCGCCGTTCGGCCCGATGATGGCCGACATCGCATCGGCCGGGAAGGTCGCGTCGACGGAGAAGACCGCCGGCTTTTCCGCGTAGGAGACCGTCAGCCCCCGGATCGCGAGGGCGGCATCCGCCGGGTCCGGTTCGGGCCGAAGCGTCCGGCCGTTCGCGGCCGCAAGGTTGACGGGCGTCTGCATCAGTTGAGCAATCCCTTCATGCCGCCGTCTGGGGCCTCGCCACCCAGGGCAGCGGCGATCGTGGTGGTGTTATGGTCGATCATGCCGAGATAGGTGCCCTCGTAGGTGTCGGGCGCGCCCATCGCGTCCGAAAACAACTCGCCGCCGATGGCCACCTCGTGGCCCCGCGCCGCTGCGCCTTCGATCAGCGCTCGGATGTTTCGGTCGGAGACCGAGCTTTCGACGAAGACGGCACGGATATCGCGGTCTGCCAGCAGCTCCACGAGATCGGCGATCCGCCTCAAACCCGCTTCGCTTTCGGTCGAGATGCCCTGGATGCCCACGACCTCGAACCCGTAGGCCGAGCCGAAATAGTTGAACGCGTCATGGGCGGTCACAAGCACCCGCGCCTCGGCCGGGACCGAGGACAGGACTCCCGCGGTGTAGCGCGCGAGCGCGTAGAGTTCGGCCAGATGCGCCTCGGCATTGGCGCGGAAGGTCGCCTCGGCCTCGGGCGCAGTCGCGATCAGCGCGTCGCGCACGTTCAGCACGACCCGCGCCCAGAGATTGGGGTTCATCCACACATGGGGGTCGAACTTGTCGTCGTAATCGTCGTGCCCGATCAGCAGGTTGCGCGGCAGGCTTTCGGCCACGGCGACGACGTTGTTGTCGTTGGCCAGCTCCAGCAGGAAGTTCTCCATCTGCGCTTCGAGATAAAGACCGTGCCACAGCACGAGATCGGCGCGCGCCAGTGCAACGATGTCGGACCGGGTCTGACGGTAAGAATGCGGATCGACCCCGGGACCCATCAGCGCGCGCACCTCGACGAGATCGCCCCCGACCTTGCGGGCGGCATCGGCGATCATGCCAGTGGTCGCGACGACACTGGCCCGCTCTTGGGCCGCGACCGGGCCAGGCCAGGCCATGCAGAGCGCAGCAATGGCCGCGAGAACGCTTCGTCTGGTCGCATGCATCGGCCGTGTTCCCCCGTGCGGTCGGAAATCCATACCTGCCCAATATTGCGACGCATTCGCAAAAGTCAACGCTAATGCGAGGCATTCGCAAATTTGTGTGCGCCATTGCACGTCCTTTGCTCGAAAACCAGGCGCTCTGGTCGCAAACCGGCCTAATCGGCGGCCCCGCCGCGAAACCGGTTCTCGCGATCATAGGCGCAGGGCGCGTCCTGCATCTCGAGGTGTAGCCGGTCGCCGGTATAGGGATGGGCGCGCGCAAGCGCTTCGTCGACCGCGATACCGAGGCCGGGTTCCTCGGACAGCAGGACATGCCCGCCCTCGACCCGGATCGCGCCGCCGATCAGCGCGTCGTGGAACGGGGTTTCGATGGTCTCGGCGATCAGCAGGTTCGGAAGCGTCGCGGCGAGGTGCAGGTTCGCGGCCCATTCCACCGGCCCGGCATAGAGATGCGGGGCAATCTGCGCGCCGTGGGCCTGGGCCAGCGCCGCGATCTTGACGCCCTGCCACAGCCCGCCCGCGCGCCCCAACGCCGGCTGCAGGATCGCGGCGGCGCCGGCTCTCAGCACCGCGGCGAATTCGGCAAGCGTCGTCAGTCGCTCGCCGGTCGCCACCGGGATCGAGGTGGCCCGGGCGACCC
This genomic window from Rhodovulum sp. ES.010 contains:
- a CDS encoding metal ABC transporter solute-binding protein, Zn/Mn family, which produces MHATRRSVLAAIAALCMAWPGPVAAQERASVVATTGMIADAARKVGGDLVEVRALMGPGVDPHSYRQTRSDIVALARADLVLWHGLYLEAQMENFLLELANDNNVVAVAESLPRNLLIGHDDYDDKFDPHVWMNPNLWARVVLNVRDALIATAPEAEATFRANAEAHLAELYALARYTAGVLSSVPAEARVLVTAHDAFNYFGSAYGFEVVGIQGISTESEAGLRRIADLVELLADRDIRAVFVESSVSDRNIRALIEGAAARGHEVAIGGELFSDAMGAPDTYEGTYLGMIDHNTTTIAAALGGEAPDGGMKGLLN